The genomic window tacaaaatgaatgttacttgccagtcaaacaggcaaactttaaatagatgcgacttcagtaaacactgtgagacacaacagagatcacagatctacttgtggtgttcgattccttctctgtctttgttgcacccgtaagttaccagagaaatttccatttggtttcagtgttgtatgtaacaccaccttggcgaaatattaaaagtacagctcagctgtcgaagtccattactcgtcgcttttaagattccagatctttatgtttcagcgcctgtcttgacgttccattcttgagctccatatgggtatattttctttaaagatgtactaaaacgccatttgcgttacaatgacttccgacgccattacaggttaattgtgcagagcaagctacgcattaccccagccccctcaaacctaacaaaatacgcaaagaagactctaagcacaaagacaccacttagcagggaagtgacaggcaagacttttaccgacacggaaaaaaatactaaaaaacagaacacggaaatctacctattttccgactggattgccataggcaacccagtaataaccaGACGACAATTTCTCACGGATTTGTACCTAACACTAACCTAGTCCTTCACGGTCCAAATGATTGTCAATTGCTCCGTCCGCAGGAATTTTAAACTAACTAAAACTAAATGAGCTTCTGTATGCAGTTTATTTGATCAAGATCAGCTGATATCCAGGTTAGGTATTAGGAACAAAGGGAATCGAATGATTTAGCAAACCGCCTGATGTCATCGACCATTTCGAAGATAACATGGTAACCGTTCTTGTCTTGCCATTTCTCTCTCTAAAGTTTTACCTTTTCTTATCTCATGTTGTTTGCCAAACAAAATTACTGGCGTGAATTAATCATCAGGCGGGAAAGAGACGACGTAATACGTCAGTCTTGGAGACATCTTTTGATATTCTTAGAAACTAGTCCTTTCTTGGCCGGAAGTGAGCATATAACGACATAAGTCAAGGAATATAAATGTTCGTTTGTTGCTCGAATTATAAAGAAAAGGCTTTCTAATATTTAAAGTTTTTGGTTCCATCTGAATGGGGCTTACTCCGCAATTACTCGTAAACTCGGTTTGCCTGATCAATAACTGTCTTCCTTGTTATGTTTACAGACGTAAGATCGAGATCTTGGTGCTGGTTTAAGCCGGAATTTAATCGAGAACAGAACGTAAACTAAGCGAACACGACGGGATCTTTTTAACTGGAACAACAGCATTACTTGTTCagttatataaaataaaatcgTGACTCAGATGCATTGGGTGAATAGGAAATTTGCTTTCGCAACACACGGGAAAAAAATGTCTGAGAACATTGCAGGTGATGTGTTCCGCGTAGGACACAAAATGATAGTAAAAACCTCTGAACCTGTGCAAATAAACAAGTCAAgactggcaaaaaaaaaagatataaatTTCATCTGCATGCTGCAAAGGTGCATAATTTTGCTAATTTTTACTTGCGATGCAGAATGTGGCGTTGGAACTTGTTCTAGATAACATAGCTGGACAGTCAGTATCGTTACTTTCGTCTGCCTTATACGATCTCAATTAGGCTATTGAAATAATCTTACCGTTTTGTTTCTTCCACCAGTCCGcgtcaaaaaaattgttcaaaaagCCGAGCAGAGACTCCGTCCGCATAAACTTGAAACTACTTGTGCTTCGATACGCAGTGTATTTAAATACAGTTCTATATTGAGTAGGGCGAAGCAAAAGGGAGGTAGAAAAGCACTTGTTATGCAATGCTTGTACTGAATCGAGACATCTCATTGGCCATTTGTTTGAGCTAACAACTGTGAAATTTATTCACTCGCCACATTCGTGGACTAAATTCTCAGAATCAAAGGCgcgttgtaatttttttttttaattttctgagAAAATGTGTAAAAGGCCTTAATTTCGTCCTTTTATTCATAATTCGTACGAAAATGAGCTTGCaagtcaaaataaaatttaaaatcttcgTTTTTTTTCAGCTCGTGTTTAGCGGTACAGGACTTTCAAAGTGATTTCAGCTTCTTTTTTAAAGACGATATCGGCCCACAATCATCCACTGAGACAAAATGGTTGAGTGATAACTGTCTTCCTTCAATCATGGCCTTGTTATGATTGCTAAGATAACCGAGGTTCAGCGAGGTTGTTTGCGAAAAACAGTGAAAAGCAACACTTGCATGTATAGCCATATATGTATATGGCTTTGCTTGACTTGACATTTTCCTAAGATTACTGAGAGTGTTGACAAGCGTTGATTGTTTAATTAAGTCTATTTGCAATGCACCCGAAAATATTGCTGAGGACTCGACGGTTTGTGCGTACTTGGAACATAAAAAAGTACAAGAACATAATCTACTACAAGTGAACCAATGTAAATTCCAGTTCCGATAAGAATTCCAAGGCTGCGACAAtacgatttttgaaaaaagacGATGCTGCTCCCAACAAATTAACCATTTTACTTCTTCTGTGTCTCAACAATAGTTTGTTGGCGGACTGGTGACGTTATTTCTGGCAGAATGGTCTTGAGCTTCCTCTTAAGTGCTTTGCATGGTGAGATGCCAGTAGTCGAGTGAGGTGTCGCCCGATACTGCTGTAAAAATTTGTTGAGCGCTTGTTTCCAGTTCTTGTGCTCGATGGTCGCGGTTCTCACGCATTTTTCTAgtgtcatcatgaaacgttcAGCTTCGCCATTTGCCCTTGGCCAGAGAGAAGAGATCTTGCGGTGTTGAAAGCCTAAATGCTCAACAAATTTCAAGTACTTGCTGCTTGGCATGGCACACAGCTGTCGACTTTCTCCTTCACCATCTTGTCCACACCGGGAAACCAGCTAGACTTTCTCTCTGATGAGCTGTTTTGTCTTTACGATTCCTTGGTGTCCACATGCGTCTACAGCTCTGTTTCTCAGTGTGTTAGGGACTACGATTCTATTTCCCCTCAATATTGTTCCCTTGTAGACCAATAGTTCGTCCTTCACCTTCTTGTACCCTTGCACTTCGGGATCCATCCACAGGTCGGTTTCAATGGCCTTGATAAGCGCCTGGAGCAAAGAGTCTTTCTCCGTCTCCAACTTGATTTCTTGCATTGTCATCGCTTTTGGTACAGCTTGGTTGCAAATGTAGTTAACATAGTCTACCGCGATGTTGCGTTCTTCACATTTTGCGGTACTTGGGTGACGACTCATGAAATCCGCCGGGTTTTCGGCGTCTTTTCAGGGTCGGTAGATAAGCTGACAGTTATAGGGCATTAGCTTCAACTTCCATCTATGGATGTGTGCTGGTGGTGACTTGTGACTGTTGAAGATCCCCAGAAGCGGATTGTGATCTGTGGCGATGGTGAACTCTGACCCATACAAGTAAAGGTGAAAATGTTCAGCAGCCCAAACTACTCCTAGCATTTCCCTCTCGGTCTGGGAGTATCTGTGCTCAACGTTGCTGAGTACTCGGCTCGCGTAGCTGATAACTTTACCGTCTTGCACCAACAAACCTCCAAGTCCGACGGGGCTCGCGTCGACTATCACTTTTGCCCGGGTCTGCCTTGATTCCATTCTTGCTGAAGATATGTCCGTAGAACTTGATCTCACTCTTTGAGAAGCTGCATTTTTCCTTGTTCAGGTGCACATCGTGTTACTGGAGCCGTTGCAGCACGCCACGGAGGTTCTCGTCATGCTCCCTCTGCGTTTTTCCGAATACGATGATATCGTAGAAATTTTCTTGCATCCAGGGAGGCCTGTAAGTATTTCCTCAATTGCGTTCTGGAAAATCTCGGACGCCGCGTTGATTCCAAACATTAAGCGTTTGTATCGTCGAAGTCCTACGTGTGTGCTGAATGTGGTGATGTGACGGCTCTTTGGTGCTAGCTCGAGTTGGTAGTATCCAGAAGAGAGGTCTAACTTGCTGAGGTCGTCGATTGTCGGTATCAAGTGCTTTTCTCGCCTCACAGCCTTATTCGCCTCTCGCATGTCTACACATATTCTTACTTGGCCAGAGCTCTTGGGGACTACGACAATGGGGCTCACCCAGGGCGTCGGACCTATCACTGGCTCGATGATAACTAGTTCTTCTAAGCGCTTCAACTCCATCTCGACATCCTCTCTGACATGGAAGGGGATGCGGTTTCCTTTTACTTTGCCCATTCCTCCAAACAGACTTTCGAATTCCCTGTTCGCGGGAGCCTGGAAACGAGTCTCATCAGGTTTAACTTGATTGACGATCTTAAGCACGCCTAGCTGTTTAGCAGTGTAGAAACTCAGGTGGTTTCCTGTCTCTGTGAGGGTATATTCCACCGCAGTTCCTACTTTTTCTGTCGCGCTTTCGGGATTTGTCACGGTTGCGTGACTCTTGGCGATTTGCGGACGGCGCTGTTTGCCTTTGGGTTGCGTTGGTGTTCCTTTTCGGGGTGGTTTTTCTGCGTTCACGGTTTTATCTTGATTTTCAAGATCCTTCGCTTGTATTTCCCTTAATTCTAGGGCTCTACCAGCGCTCATGCGACCAGCTAAATCGAGGTCCTCTCGCAGAGCTTTATGCCGAAGGGGGTTTGACTGGCAGTTCAAGATGATTTGTTCTTTGATCTGTTTGTCTGGATTTGCGAAGTCGCAGGTCTTTGCTAGGCTTCTCAGACGGGTATGGAAACTGTCCAGAGTTTCTCCATCCTTTTGCTTGGCCTGACGGAAGTTGTATACTTCGTATGTTGTGTTGACTTGTGGAGAGAAGTAAGCGGTTAGTTTTTCGATGGCTTTGTTGTAATCCTTGTACTCGCCGACGTCTTGAAGTGTCTCGAAGATCTCGTCGACCTCTGGACCGCCGTAAGGCAGCAGAATAGCTCTTTTCAGTTTGTCATTGGCAATCCCCATTGCAATGGTTAATCTCTCGAATCGTCCTAGCCATTTCTTCCATCTAGGGCCTGTATTTCCATCGAGGTGAACTGTAAACGGTGGGAAATTTGGCAGTGAAATCgccattgttttgattttacggGAAATCACTTTGGAATTCTCTTCGAAAATCTCTCTGGAAATCACTTCGGAAATCCTGGTAGAACGCTCTCTGTGGGATCTTTGCTTGATCCTCGTCGCCAGATGTGATGTTTACGGTTAAATAAACACTTGAAACCACTTGTCCAAACACAACAGTATTTACTGAACAGACATGACGACTACAAACATAATATAGAAAACTaggcacgcaatgcgtacatgtggtagatacattggcttctagggtgacatgttaatcattttcaagtttctttgCACCTCAAGTTTAAGCGTGTCTGAGCTTTTGACAACTTTCCAAGACAAATTTGAAGTTAGGCGATGTCGAGCGGGGTAAGtacctggatgggtgacctcaaaatgtACGATTTGCCATGTAAGAAACATAGCATCGAAAATTCTATTGTAACGCTCAAagatgcgaactaagcaaggtacagattttgttagcctgctttagacaatacaaatattgatgaaaaagtaaataaacattgatacacagtttttaggaagagcagaagcaagttttcaggaagtgtcgatcaagaatgaaatataa from Montipora capricornis isolate CH-2021 unplaced genomic scaffold, ASM3666992v2 scaffold_309, whole genome shotgun sequence includes these protein-coding regions:
- the LOC138035197 gene encoding uncharacterized protein encodes the protein MAISLPNFPPFTVHLDGNTGPRWKKWLGRFERLTIAMGIANDKLKRAILLPYGGPEVDEIFETLQDVGEYKDYNKAIEKLTAYFSPQVNTTYEVYNFRQAKQKDGETLDSFHTRLRSLAKTCDFANPDKQIKEQIILNCQSNPLRHKALREDLDLAGRMSAGRALELREIQAKDLENQDKTVNAEKPPRKGTPTQPKGKQRRPQIAKSHATVTNPESATEKVGTAVEYTLTETGNHLSFYTAKQLGVLKIVNQVKPDETRFQAPANREFESLFGGMGKVKGNRIPFHVREDVEMELKRLEELVIIEPVIGPTPWVSPIVVVPKSSGQVRICVDMREANKAVRREKHLIPTIDDLSKLDLSSGYYQLELAPKSRHITTFSTHVGLRRYKRLMFGINAASEIFQNAIEEILTGLPGCKKISTISSYSEKRRGSMTRTSVACCNGSSNTMCT